A stretch of Besnoitia besnoiti strain Bb-Ger1 chromosome III, whole genome shotgun sequence DNA encodes these proteins:
- a CDS encoding YOU2 family C2C2 zinc finger protein (encoded by transcript BESB_044100), with product MSSSSNGYPSLEEGARQFQRKFDDMISTFTKKTLPLQKRAFECCVSCFDLHKEDHMKIADCMTSCHQPGEAVMRAVQRETEVLQSKLESCQKTCYTRFAQPDTSVDKSKFEMERERCFTQCFAEVEPYLSEVAQRINRRIDEASP from the exons ATGAGTTCCTCGTCGAACGGCTACCCCTcgctggaggagggcgcgcgccagTTCCAGCGCAAATTCGACGATATGATCTCCACGTTCACGAAGAAAacgctgcctctgcagaagcgcGCGTTCGAGTGCTGTGTCTCCTGCTTCGACCTCCACAAAGAAGATCACATGAAAATCGCAGATTGCATGACCTCTTGCCACCAGCCCGGCGAAGCCGTTATGCGGGCGGTGCAGAGAGAAACCGAGGTGCTGCAGAGCAAACTCGAAAGCTGTCAAAAG ACCTGCTACACCCGCTTCGCACAGCCAGACACGTCCGTCGACAAATCCAAGTTCGAGATGGAGCGCGAGAGATGCTTCACGCAGTGCTTCGCGGAGGTGGAGCCGTATCTCTCCGAGGTCGCGCAGCGCATCAATCGACGCATTGACGAGGCCTCGCCGTAA
- a CDS encoding hypothetical protein (encoded by transcript BESB_044110): MAPDPLHQPISSIVLPDEGSLESSGLFLIDLQGHACVSDSSDAAWQGVENISNASPMLLWTRGYLLSRSPSVEPCVPRRSLEAAISLGRSGLRFFALRSARQPCARASSLLSSPVCQGNAFVADAQGRSAPSLVPLPEYRPRFRRNELSSQTASSFAASFASSAASNPAQIAAQNDVVDAPGGGERAQGDEKIYDAWGIVEWEGAPQAAAAAPSGGGFGGDTSFFSPSGKCQLHVGSLVLAGRVEAAVSNGGGLVLVRRVWRPKTSREQRKSTSAPLAQRRAEAAQAFWEIQAVVSEKVVFSKRPVLHPSKKLFADAQAPGGGEATASGKAAGVAAAPGASAQAKAREKSSTARPAASAAAQCAGASWLLGVSPQLALQEEGDWRILAVDAHLLRQIKAGDPLCFKGIPRLLFEASAADDERPGGESRGADAAARQKRQETLLCCRDGVYAVNRNEIDGQLLIAFKPPVEGESDEDAAMSSDGEGDAAANGGEPCNGKQPTALEKAGSQTCGGTSHVGVRTAGLKATGVPVVGICKSILLLEPALGRTTQIPLLLNLRYAPAAVRLLSAWIEANVAEKKEPLLSRLAQLGARPGGPHHDFLVLPSALFLDCVQASEEDLVAALVGGQFSNASCTFRQRKGVADASSPSSASSSSLGGSLAPPPAFWGSAGFASSLTCLLFLPACGGYCALELPLLLDFMQRLLNFFAFLEVPADALTLGDVMDLIGDMESKGFTVAPFSTSPQAQGGGSVAGGGMGRQPLQLEPGVLFQLLARVCDLKLQARPRFPMHFFDVCPSLCGDAAASWSALTAAGGADSEEGEDSGDAADCLQAYEAFLADAEQVRQCRVRINWVKLHRLLALAVFHESGMRTRLQCGIDAVAHLPVHAIPLTTFCGALAEKLASLPLAVTQAADSYLAEGLEDYRRYLRRGEEARMRERIEESKKADASSSFVPFVDLDAQTKQRLLAAAANVPLVRYALVKRALEAFADEAEDAARGGEAGASGDAGAPEVDVLGEGAGGGSRSAQTLLPSLSGMQILQANTVAFPELRIPADSPRWNGDIGAQVPASVLAESAHKAFGKTRKATGGSDDGAFETPGSPHDADRRGTWGRRDRAEEKSPARGLPVYEEAFRKAKQKKGVMAAHLAVLAGVAFYGRKHLIHVAEERLPLEVRERLAVLFMCKSRWWSGELQAFIAPSLLGKDLMETVAGPPRRHCEARQIVLNKAEDDQNDDVGVVFFSHNLPLPFWDV, encoded by the exons ATGGCGCCCGATCCTCTGCATCAGCCCATTTCTTCCATCGTCTTGCCCGACGAAGGCTCGCTCGAAAGCAGCGGGCTCTTCCTTATCGATCTGCAG GGTCACGCCTGCGTTTCTGACTCTTCCGATGCAGCGTGGCAGGGCGTAGAAAACATCTCAAATGCGTCACCAATGCTCCTGTGGACTCGAGGCTACCTTCTGTCTCGGAGTCCTTCTGTGGAGCCCTGcgtgcctcgccgcagccttgAAGCTGCGATTTCGCTCGGGCGGAGCGGCCTGCGGTTCTTCGcgcttcgctctgcgcgtcAGCCTTGCGCAcgcgcttcgtctcttctctcttctcctgtCTGTCAGGGCAACGCGTTTGTCGCAGACGCCCAGGGTCGCtcagcgccgtcgctcgtCCCGCTGCCTGAGTATCGGCCTCGCTTTCGCAGGAACGAGCTCTCCTCGCAgactgcctcctccttcgccgcctccttcgcctcttcagCTGCATCAAATCCAGCGCAGATCGCGGCGCAGAACGATGTCGTTGATGCCCCGGGGggtggcgagcgcgcgcagggcgatGAGAAGATCTACGACGCATGGGGCATCGTGGAGtgggagggcgcgccgcaggccgccgccgcggcgccctcgggaGGCGGTTTTGGAGGCGACACCTCGTTCTTCTCGCCATCTGGAAAGTGTCAGTTGCACGTGGGGTCGCTTGTGCTCGCTgggcgcgtggaggcggccgTGTCAAATGGCGGGGGCTTGGTGCTTGTGCGGCGCGTGTGGCGCCCGAAGACGAGCCGCGAACAGCGGAAGTCCACGTCGGctccgctggcgcagcgacgcgccgaggctgcgcaggcctTCTGGGAGATTCAAGCTGTCGTAAGCGAGAAGGTCGTCTTCAGCAAGCGTCCGGTGCTGCATCCGAGCAAGAAGCTCTTCGCagatgcgcaggcgccaggcggcggcgaagcgacggcTTCTGGCAAAGCGGctggcgtggcggcggcgccgggggcctctgcgcaggcgaaggcccgTGAGAAGtcctcgacggcgaggcctgccgcgtcggccgctgcgcagtgcgccggcgcctcctggcTGCTGGGGGTTtctccgcagctcgcgcttcaggaggagggcgactgGCGAATTCTTGCAGTCGACGCGCATCTTCTGCGGCAAATCAAGGCGGGCGATCCCCTCTGCTTCAAAGGCATCCCGCGGCTCCTCttcgaggcgagcgcagccgaCGACGAAAGGCCTGggggcgagagccgcggagcggacgccgcggcgcggcagaagagacaggagacgtTGCTCTGTTGCCGCGACGGAGTCTACGCCGTGAACCGAAACGAGATCGACGGGCAGCTCCTCATCGCATTCAAACCGCCcgtcgagggagagagcgacgaggacgcagccATGTcgagcgacggagaaggcgacgcagcggcgaacgGCGGCGAGCCATGCAACGGAAAGCAGCCAACCGCCCTCGAGAAGGCTGGGAGTCAGACCTGCGGAGGAACCTCGCACGTAGGGGTCAGGACTGCAGGGCTGAAGGCGACTGGCGTCCCGGTCGTGGGTATCTGCAAGTCGATTCTTCTCCTCGAGCCGGCGCTGGGGCGGACGACTCAGATTCCTTTGCTTCTGAACCTCCGGtatgcgcccgccgccgtgAGGCTGCTGTCGGCCTGGATAGAAGCGAACGTCGctgagaagaaggagccgcttctctcgcgcctggcgcagctgGGCGCGCGCCCAGGAGGTCCACATCATGACTTCCTCGTTCTACCTTCCGCTCTCTTTCTGGACTGTGTCCAGGCATCTGAGGAAGATctggtcgcggcgctcgtcggCGGTCAGTTCTCAAATGCGTCTTGTACGTTCAGACAGAGGAAGGGAGTCGCGGATGCATCGTCTCCGagctcggcgtcgtcttcctctctggggggctctctggcgcctccgccggcttTCTGGGGATCCGCCGGGTTTGCCTCCTCGCTGACCTGCCTTCTGTTCCTGCCTGCGTGCGGCGGGTACTGCGCGCTGGAGCTTCCGCTGCTTCTAGACTTCATGCAGCGGCTCCTGaacttcttcgccttcctcgaagTGCCTGCGGATGCGCTCACGCTCGGCGACGTCATGGATCTCATCGGCGACATGGAAAGCAAAGGATTCACCGTCGCGCCCTTCAGCACAtccccgcaggcgcagggcggcggctccgttgcgggggggggcatggggcgccagccgctgcagctcgagccTGGCGTCCTCTTCCAACTCCTCGCGCGGGTCTGCGACTTGAAGCTTCAGGCGCGACCCCGCTTCCCCATGCACTTCTTCGACGTCTGTCCGTCTCTCTGtggagacgcggccgcctcttggtcggcgctgacggcggctggcggagccgacagcgaggagggcgaggactctggagacgcggcggactgTCTGCAGGCCTACGAGGCGTTCCTGGCGGACGCCGAGCAGGTGAGGCAGTGCCGCGTGCGCATCAACTGGGTCAAGCTCCAcaggctgctggcgctcgcggtgTTCCACGAGTCGGGGATGCGGACGCGGCTGCAGTGCGGCATCGACGCCGTGGCTCACCTCCCGGTTCACGCAATCCCCCTGACGaccttctgcggcgctctcgcggaAAAACTGGCGAGTCTGCCGCTGGCCGTCACGCAGGCCGCAGACAGCTACCTGGCGGAGGGACTGGAGGACTACCGCCGGTAcctgcgacgcggcgaggaggcgcgcatgcgcgagcgcATCGAGGAGAGCAAgaaggcagacgcctcgtcgtccttcgTGCCCTTCGTGGACCTCGACGCGCAAACcaagcagcgcctcctcgctgcggctgcgaacGTGCCGCTCGTTCGCTACGCACTCGTGAagcgcgcgctggaggccttcgccgatgaggcggaggacgcggcgcgcggcggcgaggcgggggcgTCAGGAGACGCGGGGGCCCCAGAGGTTGACGTGCTGGGTGAGGGCGCGGGAGGGGGCAGCCGGAGTGCCCagacgctgctgccgtctctctcAGGCATGCAGATCCTGCAAGCGAACACGGTCGCCTTTCCCGAGCTGCGGATCCCCGCGgactcgccgcgctggaACGGCGACATTGGGGCGCAGGTGCCCGCCTCAGTGCTGGCTGAGAGCGCGCATAAGGCGTTTGGAAAGACGCGAAAAGCAACAGGGGGGAGCGACGACGGAGCCTTCGAGACCCCCGGATCCCCGCACGACGCAGACCGCCGAGGCACGtgggggcggcgcgaccgagccgaggagaagtcgccggcgcgcggacTTCCTGTCTACGAAGAGGCCTTTCGCAAAGCGAAACAGAAGAAGGGCGTGATGGCTGCCCACCTCGCTGTGCTCGCTGGCGTGGCCTTCTACGGCCGGAAGCACCTCATCCACGTCGCCGAAGAGCGACTCCCCCTCGAGGTGCGGGAGCGCCTGGCGGTCCTCTTCATGTGCAAGTCGCGCTGGTGGAGCGGCGAACTCCAAGCCTTCatcgcgccgtcgcttctAGGCAAG GACTTGATGGAGACTGTCGcagggccgccgcggcgccactgcgaggcgcggcagatCGTCTTGAATAAAGCAGAAGACGATCAAAATGACGACGTCGGTGTTGTGTTCTTCTCGCACAACTTGCCGCTTCCCTTCTGGGATGTATAG
- a CDS encoding splicing factor U2AF family SnRNP auxilary factor large subunit, RRM domain-containing protein (encoded by transcript BESB_044080) encodes MEDGRGAPPYGRGPPNGDRYGREPWRGDRRDRDRAEGGRYGGPPGRGSRGDPGYYRGGGGGGDYFYRGGERDYYGRGGGNYHPPPSYGGPMPPAGGDRGPGGAPYYGGGSTHPAPMRDREKHRSRSRSPAGTGRGGVGSRGAPRQRRNRDISTSRERSRSRERRRRRMQAECIRRAGGFQKLADSEGHEPIRLFWDGFQWVAKTGAASNQGGSDAATMNSTRKLRRLYFGNLPLHLGLTESTFQEVVWNEMKARGFCNDPEANPVLYVWFAKDKGNYGFVEFSSVEETERALTMDGMLCMGIPLKVSRPNDYSTTSSAQTQAMSVMGQQAAAMLIGQLAAPGGPPAGTTRFLRIMQIVDPSTLKEEEDYEDLLEDVKEGCEKAGKIVSALVISPKNKALTPFELCDVVLEYGTPQEVDACIVAMAGRKYMGRPLSMVRLEETTFQQYIAPLLHK; translated from the exons ATGGAGGACGGCCGCGGTGCGCCGCCGTACGGGCGTGGTCCGCCGAATGGGGACAGGTACGGCCGGGAGCCctggcgcggagacaggcgcgaccgcgacagAGCCGAAGGCGGTCGCTACGGGGGCCCGCCGGGGCGCGGGTCGCGGGGCGACCCAGGGTACTACCGCGGtggagggggaggcggcgactaCTTCtatcgcggcggcgagcgcgactaCTACGGGCGTGGCGGCGGGAACTACCACCCGCCGCCGAGCTACGGAGGCCCGATGCCGCCGGCGGGTGGAGACAGAGGaccgggcggcgcgccatactacggcggcggctccacgCACCCGGCGCCGatgcgcgaccgcgagaagCACCGGAGCCGTTCGCGGTCACCTGCGGGGACCGGGCGCGGGGGCGTggggagccgcggcgccccgcggcagcggcgcaacCGAGACATATCGACGTCGCGCGAGaggtcgcggtcgcgggagcgtcgtcgtcggcggatGCAGGCGGAGTGCATTCGTCGCGCGGGCGGGTTCCAGAAGCtcgcagacagcgaaggcCACGAGCCGATTCGTCTCTTCTGGGACGGCTTCCAGTGGGTCGCGAagacgggcgcggcgtcgaaCCAGGGCGGGTCGGACGCTGCGACGATGAACAGCACGCGCaagctgcggcgtctgtaCTTTGGCAACTTGCCGCTGCACCTAGGCTTGACAGAGAGCACCTTCCAAGAGGTCGTCTGGAACGAGATGAAGGCGCGTGGATTCTGCAATGACCCCGAGGCGAACCCCGTGCTCTACGTCTGGTTCGCGAAGGACAAAGGCAACTACGGCTTCGTCGAGTTCTCCTCCGTCGAGGAAACCGAGCGCGCCCTCACGATGGACGGCATGCTCTGCATGGGCATCCCCCTCAAGGTCTCTCGCCCCAACGACTACTCGACCacctcctctgcgcagacgcaggcgatgAGCGTCATGGGACAGCAGGCTGCCGCCATGCTCATCGGTCaactcgccgcgcccggaGGCCCTCCCGCAG GAACGACGCGTTTCCTGCGGATCATGCAGATCGTGGATCCGTCGACTTtgaaggaggaagaggactACGAGGATCTGCTGGAGGACGTGAAGGAGGGCTGCGAGAAGGCGGGCAAGATTGTGAGCGCGCTGGTGATTTCTCCGAAGAACAAGGCCTTGACGCCCTTCGAGCTCTGCGATGTCGTGCTCGAGTACGGTACGCCGCAGGAAGTGGATGCATGCATTGTGGCGATGGCAGGACGCAAGTATATGGGCCGCCCGCTCTCCATGGTGCGTCTGGAGGAGACGACCTTTCAGCAGTACAttgcgccgctgctgcacaaGTGA
- a CDS encoding transporter, major facilitator family protein (encoded by transcript BESB_044090), with translation MTDPTSCMRLFALPASLVAGLVSWLLCFASSANALTVLPPCESPPSGAPARPSGLSSAPSLLPTATPPARSSSSRARIVCAPPEGLADARAAYLRLRRSYVIVYLLSQASEWIQGPYMYAFYASACALPLHRVGLLFLTEYASAGVFGCLAGCLTDLLGRRRACVAYCLLCILSSSLTRCFPSCFASLLLGRLVGGVALSLLETAFEAWMVAAHRHFRFPDAWLEETLGTCAFFNGILAILVGLFTSLVSNFLGAAASFDFAALFALLCAASVVKLLPSVPEGGDREGEESPRKPAARTRRRSDCVGRSEIESGRPEVSEGYRETEERSSTEPRERLQEPNPSWTGDAAQGDGGGGGRRQERTGEETREIRANGEVKAAFRGERDEREIRQRSPHDSGEEASQGPAMQVVHSRPRVRHRGRQERHLLPEEAGAQETFSGERRFSRSRPPAAVWRLLCKHLKTALGQLAQSRPAQACGAIQIFFEVPMYIFFVTWTPALGPNIDHGLVFACFMACVVLGSEIFLHVVCGVYYPGIATVRAKVLPDDTRATLVNLFRLPLNAAIIVLGGWGMTEVNFGPLFASSAALTAVSALLCVYLAQMEEEHDQKELHPSAVRTRQEFHAVLV, from the exons ATGACCGACCCGAcaagctgcatgcggctctTTGCCCTCCCGGCCTCACTCGTGGCTGGCCTCGTCTCCTGGCTTCTTTGCTTTGCTTCATCTGCCAACGCCCTCACTGTGTTGCCGCCATGTGAGTCCCCTCCATCAGGCGCACCTGCCCGGCCCTCGGGTCTCTCTTCAGCGCCCAGCCTCCTTCCCAccgcgacgcctccggcgcggtcgagttcgtctcgcgcgcggattgtctgcgcgccgccggaggggcttgcggacgcgcgcgccgcgtatctgcggcttcggcggAGCTACGTCATCGTTTACCTTCTGTCTCAAGCCTCGGAGTGGATCCAGGGCCCTTACATGTACGCGTTTtacgcgtctgcatgcgcgctccCTCTCCACCGCGTCGGCTTGCTGTTTCTGACTGAGTACGCGTCCGCCGGCGTGTTTGGGTGCCTCGCAGGCTGCTTGACTGACCTtctcggccggcggcgcgcgtgcgtcgcctaCTGCCTCTTGTGCATTCTGTCAAGCAGCTTGACGCGCTGCTTTCCCTCGtgcttcgcgtcgctgcttctcggcaGGCTGGTCGGGGGAGTCGCCCTGAGCCTGCTAGAGACGGCCTTCGAGGCCTGGATGGTCGCGGCGCACCGTCACTTCCGGTTTCCGGATGCCTGGCTCGAGGAAACGCTCGGCACGTGCGCGTTCTTCAACGGAATCCTCGCGATCCTTGTCGGCCTTTTCACGTCTCTCGTCTCAAacttcctcggcgccgcggccagcTTCGActtcgccgctctcttcgcccttctctgcgcggcgagcgtcgTCAAGCTCCTTCCCTCCGTGCCCGAGGGGGGGgaccgcgagggcgaggaaagcCCGCggaagccggcggcgcggactcgcCGGCGTAGCGACTGCGTGGGCAGATCCGAAATAGAAAGCGGGCGACCGGAGGTTTCTGAAGGCTATCGGGAGAccgaggagagaagcagcaCAGAGCCCCGCGAGAGACTGCAAGAGCCGAATCCTTCGTggacaggcgacgcggctcAGGGCgacgggggaggcggaggaaggagacaagagaggacgggcgaagaaacgcgagagaTCCGTGCGAATGGAGAAGTCAAAGCGGCCTTtagaggcgagagagacgagagggaAATCCGTCAGCGAAGCCCACACGACTCAGGGGAAGAGGCGTCCCAGGGACCTGCGATGCAGGTGGTACACAGCCGTCCACGCGTGCGCCACAGGGGAAGACAGGAGAGACATTTACTCCCTGAAGAAGCAGGTGCTCAAGAGACGTTTTCAGGCGAAAGAAGATTCTCGCGCAGCAGACCGCCCGCTGCCGTGTGGCGCCTGTTGTGCAAACACCTGAAAACCGCCCTGGGGCAGCTTGCACAGAGTAGACCGGCGCAAGCCTGCGGAGCCATTCAGATCTTCTTCGAAGTTCCCATGTACATTTTCTTCGTCACGTGGACGCCCGCACTTGGCCCAAACATCGATCACGGCCTCGTCTTTGCGTGTTTCATGGCATGCGTCGTCCTGGGCAGCGAAATCTTCCTCCAC GTGGTGTGCGGCGTATACTATCCGGGCATCGCGACAGTCCGCGCGAAGGTTTTACCGGACGACACGCGGGCGACACTCGTGAATTTgtttcgcctgcctctgaaCGCGGCGATTATTGTGCTGGGCGGATGGGGGATGACCGAAGTGAATTTCGGCCCTCTCtttgcgtcttctgcggccttGACG GCTGTCTCTGCACTCCTCTGCGTGTATCTGGCGCAGATGGAGGAGGAACACGATCAGAAGGAGCTGCACCCGAGTGCAGTTCGGACACGACAGGAGTTTCATGCAGTCCTTGTATAA